The following coding sequences lie in one Tichowtungia aerotolerans genomic window:
- a CDS encoding SulP family inorganic anion transporter — protein sequence MLDFFQKKHGTFKNDILSGITVALALVPEAVAFSFVAGVEPQVGLFSAFMVGLIAAVCGGRPGMISGATGAVAVVIAPLVASHGVEYLFAAIIMAGIIQVAVGLLHWGKFIRLVPHSVMLGFVNGLAIIIFLSQFEAFKTETADGHHIWITGMPLFTVLGLIALTMAVIHFLPKLTKAVPAALAAIVICTLAAMGLDRVGLHTPTVAEMAGGSIAGGFPPLHIPNIPLDFKTLKLLLSFAAPVAAVGLIESLMTLTLIDEITGTRGRGNRECIGQGSANILSGLFGGMGGCAMIGQSMINISSGGRGRTSGITGAVGLLMFVLFGSSLIGQIPTAALTGVMFMVVIGTFEWTTFRILHKIPKADTLVILAVSIITVFTNLAVAVAIGIIISALVFAWKKGKKIDCDTYIDEHSTKVYKLNGALFFGSVHSFNQLFTPEDDPSEVVIDFMRSRVYDHSALEAVHKLTEKYASSGKNLHLLNLSKECRDLLGRADGVVEVSVIEDLDWHLAVDQLA from the coding sequence ATGTTGGATTTTTTTCAGAAGAAACACGGAACATTCAAAAATGATATCCTTTCGGGCATCACGGTCGCGCTGGCCCTTGTGCCGGAAGCAGTCGCTTTCTCTTTTGTGGCCGGGGTTGAACCGCAGGTCGGGCTTTTCTCGGCATTTATGGTCGGACTGATCGCCGCCGTTTGCGGCGGACGTCCCGGAATGATCTCCGGCGCAACCGGCGCAGTTGCGGTGGTTATCGCTCCGCTGGTAGCCAGCCATGGCGTGGAATACCTTTTTGCAGCAATTATTATGGCCGGAATCATTCAGGTGGCTGTCGGACTTCTGCACTGGGGAAAATTCATTCGGCTGGTGCCCCACTCGGTCATGCTCGGGTTTGTGAACGGCCTTGCAATCATCATTTTCCTCTCGCAATTTGAAGCCTTTAAAACGGAAACCGCCGACGGCCACCATATATGGATCACGGGAATGCCGTTATTTACGGTACTGGGGCTGATCGCCCTGACAATGGCGGTAATTCATTTTCTTCCCAAACTCACAAAAGCCGTTCCGGCAGCGCTGGCCGCAATTGTTATATGCACACTCGCTGCAATGGGACTGGATCGTGTCGGGCTTCACACCCCGACCGTTGCGGAAATGGCCGGCGGATCAATTGCCGGCGGATTCCCTCCGCTCCATATCCCCAACATCCCGCTGGATTTCAAAACCCTGAAACTTCTTCTTTCGTTTGCTGCACCTGTTGCTGCAGTTGGGCTGATTGAATCCTTAATGACCCTGACCCTGATTGATGAAATCACCGGAACCCGCGGACGCGGCAACCGGGAGTGCATCGGACAGGGCTCCGCAAATATCCTGAGCGGACTGTTCGGAGGAATGGGAGGCTGTGCAATGATTGGACAGTCCATGATCAATATCAGCTCCGGCGGACGCGGACGCACCTCCGGCATCACCGGAGCGGTCGGCCTGCTGATGTTTGTTCTGTTCGGTTCCAGTCTGATTGGTCAAATCCCGACTGCGGCATTAACCGGCGTTATGTTTATGGTTGTGATAGGAACCTTTGAATGGACTACGTTTCGTATTCTGCACAAGATTCCAAAAGCGGATACGTTGGTTATCCTTGCCGTATCGATTATCACCGTTTTCACAAACCTGGCTGTCGCTGTCGCCATTGGGATCATTATCAGCGCACTGGTCTTCGCGTGGAAAAAAGGAAAAAAAATCGACTGCGACACGTACATTGACGAACACAGCACCAAGGTTTACAAACTCAATGGAGCATTATTCTTCGGCTCCGTACACAGCTTCAACCAGCTGTTTACACCGGAAGATGATCCATCTGAAGTCGTCATCGACTTTATGCGCTCTCGAGTATACGACCACTCCGCACTCGAGGCGGTTCACAAACTGACTGAAAAATATGCCTCCAGCGGAAAAAACCTGCATCTGCTCAATCTGAGTAAAGAATGCCGGGACTTGCTTGGAAGAGCAGATGGAGTTGTTGAGGTCAGCGTGATTGAAGATCTGGATTGGCATCTTGCGGTCGATCAGCTGGCCTGA
- a CDS encoding response regulator produces MARILVVDDETGIITILKEMLLKLGYEVLTASGGNEALEKLSIGGVDLVVTDIVMPDIDGLELISNIQSMYPEIKIIAISGGGAQEGPETYLRDAKELGAARCLTKPFMLKELASMVQELLGEE; encoded by the coding sequence ATGGCTCGAATATTAGTTGTTGATGACGAAACAGGGATCATAACCATTCTGAAAGAAATGCTTTTAAAACTTGGTTATGAGGTTCTTACTGCTTCCGGAGGGAACGAAGCTCTTGAAAAATTATCCATTGGTGGGGTCGACCTGGTTGTAACTGATATTGTAATGCCGGATATCGACGGTCTTGAGCTGATTTCCAATATCCAGTCCATGTATCCGGAGATCAAAATTATTGCTATTTCCGGCGGCGGAGCCCAGGAAGGGCCTGAAACATATTTGCGCGATGCCAAGGAGCTGGGTGCGGCACGTTGCCTCACCAAGCCTTTCATGCTGAAAGAGCTGGCTTCAATGGTTCAGGAGCTTTTGGGAGAGGAGTAA
- a CDS encoding undecaprenyl-diphosphate phosphatase — translation MKKIFLIIALGMLTVSGSVSAEPLPSQPEVPHRITLPQAMILGIIEGLTEYLPVSSTGHLILAAEAMGLGGFAHDENNELIHGPLGPIMAPNPAVNAFNIVIQIGAILAVTGIYFKRIKEMSLGLIGKNKDGQKLLINLIAAFIPAAVFGLLFEGIIERYLFSPLTVAIALAVGGIAMLATVKLYKRDNKHVRDIHDITIWCALIIGMVQCLAMWPGISRSMATILAGLCVGLSMTAAAEFSFLLALPTLGAATVYKTITQWDALASTVGLDSLITGIFISTIVAAFSVKFLIHHLTRHGLGPFGVYRIALAAGVLYYFAG, via the coding sequence ATGAAAAAAATATTTTTGATTATTGCACTGGGCATGCTGACGGTTTCGGGATCCGTTTCTGCAGAACCTCTACCATCTCAACCTGAAGTACCGCACAGGATCACATTGCCACAGGCAATGATTCTCGGAATCATCGAAGGCCTGACTGAATATCTTCCTGTCTCCTCAACCGGACATCTGATCCTTGCTGCTGAGGCAATGGGTCTGGGAGGCTTTGCTCATGACGAAAACAACGAACTGATCCATGGCCCCCTTGGCCCGATCATGGCCCCCAATCCGGCAGTCAATGCATTCAATATCGTAATTCAGATCGGTGCCATCCTCGCGGTTACCGGGATTTACTTCAAACGAATCAAGGAAATGAGCCTCGGCCTGATCGGAAAAAACAAAGACGGTCAAAAACTGCTGATCAATCTGATCGCCGCCTTCATACCGGCCGCCGTGTTTGGCCTGCTGTTTGAAGGCATCATTGAACGATACCTGTTCAGCCCCCTGACCGTGGCCATCGCACTCGCCGTCGGAGGCATTGCCATGCTGGCCACCGTAAAGCTCTATAAACGCGATAATAAACACGTTCGGGACATCCATGACATAACGATTTGGTGTGCACTCATCATCGGTATGGTGCAGTGCCTGGCCATGTGGCCGGGAATATCGCGCTCAATGGCGACAATCCTCGCGGGACTTTGCGTCGGGCTCAGCATGACTGCGGCCGCGGAGTTCAGCTTTCTGCTGGCTCTTCCGACTCTGGGCGCGGCAACTGTTTATAAAACAATCACGCAATGGGATGCGCTAGCCAGCACCGTTGGCCTGGATTCTCTGATTACCGGAATATTTATCAGCACCATCGTGGCGGCCTTCAGCGTTAAATTTCTGATCCACCATCTCACGCGGCATGGTCTCGGACCATTCGGCGTTTATCGCATCGCGCTGGCGGCGGGAGTGCTCTACTACTTCGCAGGCTGA
- a CDS encoding RidA family protein, with the protein MSAEILKTHCDTETASLKLKKHAEHCIAVQSCNTLEMHRGLCLAAQDRDATILSQFVFAGTEHYDEFCKNAKPSDWPVVWLQGDACECGDIYSMQGVALSGINPQPIHFNGRDMGFTYEDDHAKYCRLRGVIPQDLTASRMEQTRSAFETMDAALKLNGFKFTDTVRTWIYLDNLLEWYDDFNVVRTQYFNETGIFDHMVPASTGIGAGNQFDAAIMMDVLAVKPKNDVLKIYEVVSPLQNPALDYKSSFSRAVEMVYPTHRNLLISGTASIDPEGATVYLDDPEKQIRLTLDVVHAILESRGMGWGDLFRGIAYFKNMDYLPIYEQVAAELKIPRFPLAISHADVCRDDLLFEVEVDAVQPAK; encoded by the coding sequence GTGAGCGCTGAGATTTTGAAGACCCATTGTGATACAGAAACGGCTTCTTTGAAGCTGAAAAAACACGCAGAACACTGCATTGCGGTGCAATCCTGCAATACGCTTGAAATGCATCGCGGTCTTTGTCTGGCGGCGCAGGATCGGGATGCGACCATTCTCAGCCAGTTTGTTTTTGCCGGGACAGAGCATTATGATGAGTTTTGCAAAAATGCCAAACCGTCGGACTGGCCGGTTGTGTGGCTTCAGGGCGATGCCTGCGAATGCGGCGATATTTATTCCATGCAGGGCGTTGCGCTTTCTGGAATCAACCCGCAACCTATTCATTTTAATGGTCGCGATATGGGGTTCACTTATGAAGATGATCATGCAAAGTATTGCAGATTGCGCGGCGTGATTCCTCAGGATCTTACTGCATCCCGCATGGAGCAGACACGGTCGGCTTTTGAGACCATGGATGCCGCCCTGAAGCTGAACGGGTTTAAATTCACGGATACGGTTCGCACCTGGATTTATCTAGACAACCTGCTTGAGTGGTATGATGACTTCAATGTGGTTCGCACGCAGTATTTCAATGAAACCGGCATTTTTGACCATATGGTTCCGGCGAGTACTGGAATTGGTGCGGGGAACCAGTTTGACGCGGCGATTATGATGGATGTGCTGGCTGTGAAACCGAAAAATGATGTGCTGAAGATTTATGAAGTGGTTTCTCCTCTGCAGAATCCCGCGTTGGATTACAAGAGCTCATTCAGCCGTGCTGTTGAAATGGTCTATCCGACCCACAGGAATCTGCTGATTTCAGGGACGGCAAGTATTGACCCGGAGGGTGCAACGGTTTATCTCGATGATCCTGAAAAGCAGATTCGCCTTACTTTGGATGTGGTGCATGCGATTCTCGAATCCCGCGGTATGGGATGGGGGGATCTCTTTCGAGGGATTGCTTATTTTAAAAATATGGATTACCTGCCGATTTACGAACAGGTTGCCGCCGAGCTGAAGATTCCTCGTTTCCCGCTGGCAATTTCCCATGCTGACGTTTGTCGTGATGATCTGCTGTTCGAGGTCGAGGTGGATGCGGTTCAGCCTGCGAAGTAG
- the rnhC gene encoding ribonuclease HIII: MKQNSHTIKLTSDQQKKLISLLQNPKYKQVEVPYTQIAVATDNCRINLYTSGKCLIQGKGAEDWITFTLEPEITGEARLGYEAVHDPESIKPHMGIDESGKGDLFGPLVISAVYTDEKTVETLKELGARDSKRISSDRVALQIASDIRKQLEGKYTIVTLGPEAYNRMYNSMKNVNRVLAWGHARAIENLLEKVPDCPRALSDKFGPTHRIESALMKNGKKIKMDQRTKAESDPAVAAASILARAGFLNALRKMEKEFGIETIPKGCSAKVKQIATELVAAKGPGILPKTCKCHFRTAEQVLQANGYSRSDLPSA; encoded by the coding sequence ATGAAACAGAACTCCCACACTATCAAACTCACTTCCGATCAGCAGAAAAAACTGATTTCTCTGCTGCAGAATCCTAAATACAAACAGGTCGAAGTCCCTTACACCCAAATCGCCGTTGCCACCGACAACTGCCGCATCAATCTGTACACCTCCGGAAAATGTCTCATTCAGGGCAAAGGGGCCGAGGACTGGATCACATTCACCTTGGAACCCGAAATCACCGGCGAAGCCCGCCTCGGCTACGAAGCCGTCCACGATCCTGAAAGCATAAAACCGCACATGGGAATTGACGAAAGCGGAAAAGGAGATCTGTTCGGCCCCCTGGTCATCTCTGCAGTCTACACCGACGAAAAAACAGTCGAAACCCTCAAGGAGCTCGGCGCCCGAGACAGTAAACGTATCTCCAGCGACCGCGTCGCCCTGCAGATCGCTTCCGATATTCGGAAACAGCTCGAAGGCAAATACACCATCGTTACTCTCGGTCCGGAAGCCTATAACCGCATGTATAACAGCATGAAAAACGTCAACCGCGTACTCGCATGGGGCCACGCCCGCGCCATCGAAAACCTGCTCGAAAAAGTTCCGGACTGCCCGCGCGCGCTTTCCGATAAATTCGGCCCGACCCACCGCATCGAAAGCGCACTGATGAAAAACGGTAAAAAAATCAAAATGGATCAGCGCACCAAAGCGGAATCCGACCCCGCTGTGGCCGCCGCCTCCATTCTGGCCCGCGCCGGATTTCTAAACGCTTTGCGCAAAATGGAAAAAGAATTCGGCATCGAAACCATTCCGAAAGGATGTTCTGCAAAAGTCAAACAGATCGCCACTGAACTGGTTGCTGCAAAAGGCCCGGGAATCCTTCCGAAAACCTGCAAATGCCACTTCCGCACAGCCGAACAGGTCCTTCAGGCCAACGGCTACTCCCGCTCCGACCTGCCCTCTGCCTGA
- a CDS encoding glycosyl hydrolase, producing the protein MHCKSIQPADLTSSLARFWQVSARKMELINREYDSTQGSPVFTVKGKYTTRGWTEWTQGFQYGSEILQFDATDDFKWLATGRKNTVEKMAPHVTHFGVHDHGFNNVSTYGNLLRLMNEGRIPENEWERNFYEMALKASGAVQARRWTALPNDGYIYSFNGPHSLFADTIRSLRALAVAHQLGHSFMGENDANVSLLGRLIDHAKTTADYAVFYGEGRDAYDVRGRTAHESIFNLNDGAYRCPSSQQGFSPFTTWTRGLAWIMTGSAEQLEFFQTLENAEFEPFGGREAVEAVLLKMAKATCDFYIKNSAADGVPYWDTGASRLWKLGPDYLDRPADPFNDAEPVDSSAAAIAAQGLIRLGNHLNDERYLQAGLTVLRTLLEEPYLSTDETHQGLLLHSVYHQPNGWDYIPEDQSVPSGESSMWGDYHLREAALLVQRMADSKPYYKFYM; encoded by the coding sequence ATGCATTGCAAATCGATTCAACCGGCAGACCTAACGAGCAGTCTTGCCCGTTTCTGGCAGGTTTCTGCGCGAAAAATGGAGCTCATCAACCGGGAATACGATTCAACTCAGGGATCGCCGGTCTTCACCGTCAAAGGCAAATACACCACCCGCGGCTGGACCGAATGGACCCAGGGATTTCAGTACGGCTCCGAAATTCTCCAGTTCGACGCCACCGACGATTTCAAATGGTTGGCAACCGGGCGCAAAAACACCGTCGAAAAAATGGCCCCGCACGTCACCCACTTCGGCGTGCATGACCACGGCTTCAACAACGTCAGCACCTACGGGAACCTGTTGCGCCTGATGAATGAAGGCCGCATTCCTGAAAACGAATGGGAGCGTAATTTCTACGAAATGGCCCTCAAAGCCTCCGGCGCTGTGCAGGCCCGCCGCTGGACCGCCCTGCCCAACGACGGCTATATTTATTCCTTCAACGGCCCGCACTCGCTTTTTGCAGACACCATCCGTTCACTGCGCGCACTGGCCGTCGCCCACCAGCTCGGACACTCCTTCATGGGTGAAAACGACGCAAACGTCAGCCTGCTCGGACGACTGATCGACCACGCGAAAACCACCGCCGACTACGCCGTCTTCTACGGAGAGGGCCGCGACGCTTACGATGTGCGCGGGCGCACCGCCCACGAAAGCATTTTCAACCTTAACGACGGCGCTTACCGCTGCCCCAGCTCGCAGCAGGGTTTCTCTCCGTTCACCACCTGGACGCGCGGCCTCGCGTGGATCATGACCGGCTCCGCCGAACAGCTTGAGTTTTTCCAAACCTTGGAAAATGCAGAATTCGAACCGTTCGGCGGGCGCGAAGCTGTTGAAGCCGTCCTTCTGAAAATGGCCAAAGCCACCTGCGATTTCTATATCAAAAACTCCGCCGCCGACGGCGTGCCGTACTGGGACACCGGCGCTTCCAGGCTTTGGAAACTCGGCCCGGACTATCTCGACAGACCGGCCGATCCGTTTAATGATGCCGAACCGGTCGACTCGTCCGCCGCCGCCATCGCCGCGCAGGGTCTCATCCGCCTTGGCAATCATTTAAATGACGAACGCTACCTGCAAGCCGGCCTCACCGTTCTGCGGACGCTGCTCGAAGAGCCGTATCTCAGCACGGACGAAACCCATCAGGGCCTGCTGTTGCACTCCGTGTATCACCAGCCCAACGGATGGGACTACATCCCCGAGGACCAAAGCGTTCCGAGCGGCGAATCAAGCATGTGGGGCGATTACCACCTGCGCGAAGCCGCCCTGCTTGTTCAGCGCATGGCCGACAGCAAGCCCTACTACAAATTTTACATGTAA
- a CDS encoding cupin domain-containing protein, translating into MTIGDLKEIKGRTYPAQRLTQNLVGGASPVKCKNFAMGFVTLDPNGGQVPWHNQEQEEVYFVVSGKTEMCLGKERREMCAGQIVQIPSGVYHQMTNIGDEPATFIYVYGPAGDVDHWKQELAGTLPKAGIDVPALPEGAHPQCTDMPEGGPVII; encoded by the coding sequence ATGACCATTGGAGACCTGAAGGAAATCAAAGGCCGCACTTATCCTGCCCAGCGCCTGACGCAGAATCTCGTCGGCGGCGCATCGCCCGTTAAATGCAAAAATTTTGCCATGGGTTTTGTGACTCTCGACCCGAACGGCGGACAGGTTCCTTGGCATAATCAGGAACAGGAAGAAGTCTACTTTGTCGTCTCAGGAAAAACCGAAATGTGTCTCGGCAAGGAACGCCGCGAAATGTGTGCCGGCCAGATTGTTCAAATCCCGTCTGGCGTCTATCACCAAATGACCAACATCGGCGATGAACCGGCAACCTTTATCTATGTGTACGGCCCGGCCGGCGACGTAGACCACTGGAAACAGGAACTGGCCGGAACACTGCCCAAAGCCGGAATTGATGTCCCCGCCCTGCCGGAAGGCGCTCACCCGCAATGCACCGATATGCCCGAAGGCGGACCAGTCATTATTTAA
- a CDS encoding Gfo/Idh/MocA family protein → MDIKRIGIIMNGVTGRMGTNQHLARSITAIIKQGGIQISNDLTLMPDPILTGRRDYALKALAEKYGNEARGEAYKYTTDVQGALDGKYGDYEIFFDASGTLQRAGFIEMAVKAGKAIYCEKPTAVETKEAVRLARLVDEAGLKNGVVQDKLWLPGFRKLKMLQELGFFGKILSVKGDFGYWVFTGMETDQPAQRPSWNYRAEDGGGMMIDMFCHWRYVIDNVFGPIKSLVAYGKTDIDERRAEDGTSFKATADDSAYAMFLLENGTMVQFNSSWCTRVRRDDLLTVQVDGSKGSAVAGLREVKTQSAANTPKPVWNPDVPQPINFYGAWEDVPNNIEYDNAFKIQWEMFLRHVALNEPWKYTLMEGAKGVQLAELGIKSWKERTWVDVPELS, encoded by the coding sequence ATGGATATTAAACGCATTGGCATCATCATGAACGGCGTAACCGGACGCATGGGAACCAACCAGCATCTGGCGCGCTCCATCACCGCGATCATCAAACAAGGCGGCATTCAAATCAGCAATGACCTGACCCTGATGCCTGACCCGATCCTCACCGGCCGCCGCGACTACGCGCTCAAAGCACTCGCTGAGAAGTACGGAAACGAAGCGCGCGGCGAAGCTTACAAATACACCACCGACGTACAAGGAGCACTCGACGGAAAATACGGCGACTACGAAATCTTTTTCGACGCCTCCGGCACGCTGCAGCGCGCGGGCTTCATCGAAATGGCCGTTAAAGCCGGCAAAGCCATCTACTGCGAAAAACCAACCGCCGTTGAAACTAAAGAAGCCGTTCGCCTTGCCAGGCTCGTTGACGAAGCCGGTCTAAAAAACGGTGTTGTTCAGGACAAGCTGTGGCTGCCCGGCTTCCGCAAACTCAAAATGCTGCAGGAACTCGGCTTCTTCGGCAAAATCCTGTCCGTCAAAGGCGACTTCGGCTACTGGGTCTTCACCGGCATGGAAACCGACCAGCCCGCGCAGCGCCCGAGCTGGAACTATCGCGCGGAAGACGGCGGCGGCATGATGATCGATATGTTCTGCCATTGGCGCTATGTGATCGACAACGTCTTCGGACCGATCAAAAGCCTCGTCGCCTACGGCAAGACCGACATCGACGAACGCCGCGCCGAAGACGGAACGTCGTTTAAAGCCACCGCCGATGACTCCGCCTATGCCATGTTCCTGCTCGAAAACGGAACCATGGTTCAGTTCAACAGCTCATGGTGCACCCGTGTGCGGCGCGACGACCTGCTGACTGTTCAGGTTGATGGATCAAAAGGCTCTGCCGTCGCCGGCCTGCGCGAAGTCAAAACACAGTCCGCCGCCAACACGCCGAAGCCGGTCTGGAACCCCGATGTTCCCCAGCCGATCAACTTCTACGGCGCGTGGGAAGACGTCCCCAACAACATTGAATACGACAACGCATTCAAAATTCAGTGGGAAATGTTCCTGCGCCACGTCGCACTCAACGAACCATGGAAATACACGCTGATGGAAGGCGCAAAAGGTGTTCAGCTGGCCGAACTCGGCATAAAAAGCTGGAAAGAACGCACGTGGGTCGACGTCCCCGAACTTTCCTGA
- the folB gene encoding dihydroneopterin aldolase, whose amino-acid sequence MDRITIKDLSLRCIIGLYPEERDKKQDVIINVVMDTDLSAAGKSDDLNDTVDYKTIKLSILDFVEKSSFKLIESLAEGVAAICLKDAKVQSATVTIDKPGALRFCKSVAVEVTRSRTA is encoded by the coding sequence ATGGACCGCATAACTATCAAAGACCTTTCCCTTCGCTGCATCATCGGCCTGTATCCTGAAGAACGGGATAAAAAACAGGATGTCATCATTAATGTAGTGATGGATACTGACCTTAGCGCCGCCGGCAAAAGCGACGACCTCAACGACACTGTCGATTACAAAACGATCAAGCTGAGCATTCTGGACTTTGTCGAAAAGAGCAGCTTTAAGCTGATTGAATCGCTCGCCGAAGGCGTGGCCGCAATCTGCCTGAAAGATGCCAAGGTTCAGAGCGCCACCGTAACCATCGATAAACCCGGCGCCCTGCGATTCTGTAAAAGCGTTGCCGTGGAAGTGACTCGATCACGCACAGCTTAG
- a CDS encoding acetyl-CoA carboxylase carboxyltransferase subunit alpha, with protein sequence MPPFTLPFEKPVLDLEDKLHELEAFSKEQDIDVSHEIERMKEKIKSTREQIYSNLTAWQKVQVARHPERPYTMDYIRNMTTDFVEIHGDRIHADDRAIIGGFAKVDGQKVMILGSQKGRDTKSNLECNFGCAYPEGYRKALRLMKLADKFNIPVVTLIDTPGAFPGLESEERHIAEALAVNIREMFNLKVPVIVTVIGEGGSGGALGIGVGDRILILEHAYYSVISPEGCAAILFKDRAYADKSADALKITAQHLLERKLADEVIPEPKGGAHTDHQAIADNLKAAILRNLSELKELSGDQLKAGRYEKFRAMGVFEE encoded by the coding sequence ATGCCCCCTTTTACACTTCCTTTTGAGAAACCTGTTCTTGATCTTGAAGATAAACTGCATGAGCTGGAAGCATTCAGCAAAGAGCAGGATATCGATGTGTCTCATGAGATTGAGCGCATGAAGGAAAAAATCAAAAGCACCCGGGAACAGATCTACAGCAATCTGACCGCATGGCAGAAGGTTCAGGTTGCCCGCCACCCCGAGCGGCCTTATACCATGGATTATATCCGGAACATGACCACCGACTTTGTGGAAATCCATGGCGATCGTATTCATGCTGACGATCGTGCAATCATAGGTGGATTCGCCAAGGTCGACGGCCAGAAGGTGATGATTCTTGGCTCCCAGAAGGGGCGTGACACCAAAAGCAATCTCGAATGCAACTTCGGCTGTGCTTATCCCGAAGGATACCGCAAGGCGCTGCGCCTGATGAAACTGGCCGATAAGTTCAATATTCCGGTTGTTACGCTCATCGATACTCCCGGGGCCTTTCCCGGACTGGAATCCGAAGAACGCCACATCGCTGAAGCTTTGGCTGTGAATATCCGTGAAATGTTCAACCTGAAGGTCCCGGTAATTGTCACGGTTATCGGGGAAGGTGGTTCCGGTGGTGCTTTGGGCATCGGAGTCGGCGACCGAATCCTGATTCTGGAACACGCCTATTATTCCGTCATTTCCCCGGAAGGCTGTGCCGCTATTCTCTTTAAGGATCGCGCTTATGCCGACAAATCCGCCGACGCCCTGAAAATTACCGCGCAGCATCTGCTTGAACGAAAACTCGCCGACGAAGTTATTCCAGAACCCAAAGGCGGTGCCCACACAGATCATCAGGCGATTGCGGATAATCTTAAAGCCGCAATCCTGCGCAACCTCAGCGAACTGAAAGAGCTCTCCGGTGATCAGCTCAAAGCCGGGCGCTACGAAAAATTCCGCGCCATGGGTGTGTTTGAAGAGTAA
- a CDS encoding L,D-transpeptidase family protein, with protein MADIYVRPYGERNRNPLRFLLPVLLIAALVGGGVWWWLERPEPEEKPTITETPASSTVASETPKIASTPKVVSTPKASAAATAPGASEDVQRLYDEAQAQLSAGKLARASALFGEVVEKSKDPDLAMNALRVQGRVNVKLFLSEIPSEYKKTYVIQPGDSLDRIARKNGTTVDLLRKMNGIEGNLIYPGARLFVPAAPFLVEVDKSDRKLDLTINGQLFKRYAVGVGRYGKTPVGTFFTVVHQENPDWTPPSGGIVKFGDPRNVLGTRWMSFEDKARPELKGFGIHGTSARDSIGGETSNGCIRMLNEDVEEVFMLIPRGTKVVIQE; from the coding sequence ATGGCTGATATTTATGTAAGACCCTACGGAGAGCGCAACCGCAACCCTTTACGCTTCCTTTTGCCGGTGCTGCTGATCGCCGCTCTGGTGGGCGGAGGAGTCTGGTGGTGGCTGGAACGGCCTGAGCCGGAGGAAAAACCGACAATTACTGAAACCCCGGCGTCGTCTACGGTTGCTTCCGAGACCCCGAAGATTGCATCGACCCCGAAGGTTGTGTCGACCCCGAAAGCTTCAGCCGCCGCAACAGCGCCCGGAGCTTCTGAGGATGTACAGCGCCTTTATGATGAGGCTCAGGCTCAGCTGAGCGCCGGCAAGCTGGCTCGGGCATCTGCTCTGTTCGGCGAAGTGGTTGAAAAGTCAAAGGATCCGGATTTGGCGATGAATGCGCTTCGGGTGCAGGGGCGGGTCAATGTAAAGCTGTTCTTATCTGAGATTCCGTCGGAATATAAGAAAACCTATGTGATTCAGCCTGGCGATTCTTTGGATCGCATTGCCCGCAAAAACGGTACAACCGTCGATCTGCTTCGTAAAATGAATGGCATTGAAGGGAACCTGATCTATCCCGGAGCCCGTCTTTTCGTGCCGGCGGCTCCGTTTCTGGTGGAGGTCGATAAGTCCGATCGCAAGCTGGACCTGACCATCAATGGACAGCTCTTTAAACGGTACGCCGTCGGTGTCGGCCGCTACGGGAAGACCCCGGTCGGAACGTTCTTCACGGTTGTGCATCAGGAAAATCCGGACTGGACCCCGCCGAGCGGGGGAATCGTAAAATTTGGTGATCCGCGAAATGTTCTTGGTACGCGCTGGATGTCATTTGAAGACAAGGCCCGCCCGGAGCTCAAAGGGTTTGGTATTCATGGAACGTCGGCCCGTGACAGTATCGGTGGAGAAACCAGCAATGGCTGTATTCGCATGTTGAATGAAGATGTTGAAGAGGTTTTCATGCTGATTCCGCGCGGAACCAAAGTGGTGATCCAGGAGTAG